The following are from one region of the Marinomonas sp. CT5 genome:
- a CDS encoding TRAP transporter substrate-binding protein produces MKSLKLTTLVAATAVALSAFSLPAIAADKVYKLKMAETWSSNFPIFGDAPRNMARIANEMSNGRLKITIDSANKHKAPLGVFDMVRSGQYDMGHSASYYWKGKVPNTLYFTTMPFGMITPEQYGWFYYGGGMELMQKVYKPFGLLSFPGGNTGNQMGGWFQKEINSLDDLKGLKMRIPGFAGEVLAKLGAKPTNIASGELYTALERRTIDALEWVGPSLDLRMGFHKIAPYYYTGWHEPATELQFLVNERTWEKLPDDLREILRTSMKLASYDMYIQSYHESAENWATMKTEYPNVQVKTFPKEVLMAMKKANQELLDEKAAEDPLAKEILDSQAEYLKKVRVWTNISDRAYLDSVDSLAE; encoded by the coding sequence ATGAAATCCTTAAAACTTACAACTCTTGTTGCTGCAACCGCAGTGGCGCTAAGTGCTTTCTCTTTACCTGCTATTGCTGCCGATAAAGTCTATAAATTGAAGATGGCTGAAACTTGGTCATCCAATTTTCCTATCTTTGGTGATGCGCCACGAAATATGGCGCGTATTGCTAATGAAATGTCTAATGGACGTTTAAAAATCACGATTGATTCCGCCAACAAGCACAAAGCCCCTTTGGGTGTGTTTGATATGGTGCGTTCAGGTCAGTACGACATGGGGCATTCTGCGTCCTATTACTGGAAAGGCAAGGTGCCAAATACCCTTTACTTTACCACTATGCCTTTTGGCATGATTACGCCTGAGCAGTACGGCTGGTTTTATTATGGCGGTGGTATGGAGCTGATGCAGAAGGTGTATAAGCCGTTCGGCTTACTATCCTTCCCTGGCGGTAATACTGGCAACCAAATGGGCGGCTGGTTCCAAAAAGAAATCAATTCACTTGATGACCTAAAAGGTCTGAAGATGCGTATTCCTGGGTTTGCGGGTGAAGTCCTAGCGAAACTGGGCGCTAAGCCTACCAATATCGCTTCTGGCGAATTGTACACAGCGCTTGAGCGCAGAACTATCGATGCCCTTGAGTGGGTAGGGCCGTCTCTAGATTTGCGTATGGGCTTCCACAAAATTGCGCCTTACTACTACACAGGTTGGCATGAGCCAGCGACAGAACTTCAATTTCTAGTAAACGAGCGCACGTGGGAAAAACTTCCAGACGATCTTCGCGAAATTCTGCGTACTTCTATGAAGCTAGCGTCTTACGACATGTACATTCAGTCTTACCACGAGAGTGCTGAAAACTGGGCGACCATGAAGACGGAATACCCGAATGTTCAGGTAAAAACTTTCCCGAAAGAAGTACTTATGGCGATGAAAAAAGCCAATCAAGAGTTACTTGATGAGAAAGCGGCCGAAGATCCATTGGCTAAAGAAATCTTGGACTCTCAAGCGGAATACCTGAAAAAAGTACGTGTTTGGACCAATATCTCTGACCGAGCTTATTTGGACAGCGTAGATAGTTTAGCGGAATAA
- a CDS encoding TRAP transporter small permease subunit: MMLITLERGITRFSNFLGMLSTLLFIVLLFNVFYDVLMRYAFNDVSIGMQELEWHLYAAIFLLGIPYGIQHGGHVRVDLIYENLSIRGKAWIDLFGCVFLLLPFTLLVGYYGVGFAHEAYVLGETSGDPGGLPYRWIIKAVIPFAFFSMTISGLGMIIRCINVLRGVNEEGFSHPPIQH; the protein is encoded by the coding sequence ATTATGTTAATCACCCTAGAACGAGGCATTACTCGTTTTTCTAATTTTCTTGGGATGCTTTCCACCCTATTATTTATCGTTTTGTTATTTAACGTTTTTTATGATGTTTTGATGCGTTATGCCTTCAATGATGTGTCGATAGGAATGCAGGAATTAGAGTGGCATTTATATGCTGCGATTTTCTTGTTAGGCATTCCTTATGGTATTCAGCACGGCGGTCATGTGCGTGTGGATTTAATCTATGAAAACTTATCCATCCGAGGTAAAGCATGGATTGATTTGTTTGGTTGTGTGTTTCTTCTTCTACCTTTTACCTTGTTGGTGGGGTACTACGGTGTTGGGTTTGCTCATGAAGCTTATGTTTTGGGTGAAACCAGTGGTGACCCTGGTGGTTTGCCTTACCGCTGGATTATCAAAGCGGTTATTCCTTTTGCTTTTTTCTCTATGACAATCAGTGGGTTAGGAATGATTATTCGCTGCATTAATGTGCTGCGTGGTGTGAACGAAGAAGGTTTCTCACATCCTCCTATTCAACATTGA
- a CDS encoding TRAP transporter large permease subunit gives MIGIIMFFVALVMLLLGFPVAFTFGGIALIFGVFAEGFDMFAFMPFRIQSYMENTVMMAVPLFVFMGIVLQKTKLAEQLLEAMGKLFGGVRGGLAISTILVGALLAASTGVVGASVVAMGLISLPVMLKYKYSKSLACGTICASGTLGQIIPPSIILIILGDVLGIPVGDLFHAALFPGMILIACYIVYILILTFLKPELAPAMPQDVDNETRAQQIRSALKAIIPPLALVLIVLGSIFTGIATPTESSALGGMGAIVLALIYRQFSWKMLYDSGLETVKVTAMVFAILMGATAFSMAFSYTGGDAIVEEVLLNLPGEKWGFIILAMIAILILGFFIDFVEIAFIIVPILAPVAETLGINMVWFAILIAMNLQTSFLTPPFGFSLFYLKGVAPSSIRTTDIYKGVMPFILIQVLVLVSIMVFPELYGME, from the coding sequence ATGATTGGAATAATCATGTTTTTTGTTGCCCTAGTAATGCTGTTATTAGGGTTCCCTGTAGCTTTCACCTTTGGTGGTATTGCGCTTATCTTCGGCGTTTTTGCTGAAGGTTTCGATATGTTTGCTTTTATGCCATTTCGTATTCAAAGCTACATGGAAAATACCGTTATGATGGCGGTACCTTTGTTTGTCTTTATGGGTATCGTGTTACAAAAGACGAAGTTAGCAGAACAATTATTAGAAGCCATGGGCAAACTGTTTGGCGGTGTTCGAGGCGGTTTGGCTATTTCGACTATTTTAGTGGGGGCGTTATTAGCGGCATCGACTGGTGTGGTTGGCGCTAGTGTGGTGGCAATGGGGCTGATTTCTTTGCCTGTCATGCTGAAATATAAGTACAGCAAATCACTGGCCTGCGGCACTATTTGTGCGTCTGGTACTTTGGGACAAATCATTCCACCTTCGATTATTTTGATCATTTTGGGTGATGTCTTAGGTATTCCCGTTGGCGATCTTTTTCATGCGGCTTTGTTTCCTGGCATGATTCTAATTGCTTGTTATATTGTCTATATCTTGATTCTTACGTTTCTTAAGCCTGAACTGGCACCAGCCATGCCACAGGATGTTGATAATGAAACACGAGCACAACAAATTCGTAGTGCGTTAAAGGCGATCATTCCACCATTGGCTTTGGTATTGATCGTATTGGGCTCTATCTTTACGGGGATTGCGACACCGACTGAGTCGTCTGCTTTGGGGGGGATGGGAGCGATTGTGTTAGCGCTTATTTATCGTCAGTTTAGCTGGAAAATGCTTTATGACAGTGGCTTGGAAACGGTAAAAGTGACGGCCATGGTATTTGCGATACTAATGGGCGCGACGGCATTCTCTATGGCGTTTAGTTACACTGGCGGCGATGCCATTGTGGAAGAGGTCCTATTAAACCTTCCTGGTGAAAAATGGGGCTTTATCATCTTAGCTATGATCGCAATTTTGATCTTGGGTTTCTTTATCGACTTCGTTGAAATCGCTTTTATCATTGTGCCGATTCTTGCGCCTGTCGCTGAAACCTTGGGCATAAATATGGTCTGGTTTGCGATTCTCATTGCAATGAATTTACAGACTTCTTTTTTAACCCCACCGTTTGGTTTTAGTCTATTCTATTTAAAAGGGGTCGCGCCTAGTTCGATCCGTACTACGGACATTTATAAAGGGGTTATGCCGTTTATATTGATCCAGGTCTTGGTTCTGGTCAGTATTATGGTTTTCCCTGAATTGTACGGTATGGAATGA
- a CDS encoding cache domain-containing protein — protein MRLKSKIILLAVAPLIVATAIITYLGFQSARDLASEELSIYEFNLVNAKKQAXKNHVNIAMSAIRPVLDNKALSEAEAQDQVKKILAGLSYEDDGYFFAYEMSGVNLVHPTQPDFVGKNLWDFQDRTGNYLIQGLIRAAQSGGGFHRYIWEKPPLMKQENKMGYVVAIDRWNWMMGTGLYLDDVYAELAKTKATMNDNIQRSFFTVIEVVVVTVVFVILLGLAINLHEHKLADSRLKELAQRFMRLQVNERRGFSRELHDGINQLLVSCKFRIELAENKLKRDHDKDIVHQELAKAEDLINQTISEVRQISHNLRPTLLDDLGLDTALKALIDQFMERTGIQVTYRFDVACKLPDEIEITVYRLTQESLTNIEKHAQAKNIFLSVLLFNRQVVFECLDDGRGISNKSELYSGIGLINMRERIELIGGDFILESQRGKGTTVRAMLPLEQRL, from the coding sequence GTGAGATTAAAAAGTAAAATTATCTTGCTTGCTGTCGCGCCACTTATTGTCGCGACGGCCATTATTACCTATTTAGGTTTTCAATCGGCTCGTGATTTAGCCTCCGAAGAACTATCCATCTATGAATTTAACTTGGTGAATGCAAAAAAGCAGGCGTTNAAAAATCACGTCAACATTGCCATGTCTGCTATTCGGCCAGTGTTAGACAATAAAGCATTAAGCGAAGCCGAAGCGCAGGATCAGGTGAAGAAAATTCTCGCTGGATTAAGTTATGAAGACGATGGTTATTTCTTTGCCTATGAAATGTCTGGCGTCAATTTGGTTCATCCTACCCAGCCTGATTTTGTGGGCAAAAACTTATGGGATTTTCAGGATCGTACCGGTAACTATTTAATTCAAGGTTTAATTCGAGCTGCTCAGTCTGGTGGTGGTTTTCACAGATATATTTGGGAAAAGCCGCCATTGATGAAGCAAGAAAATAAGATGGGGTATGTGGTTGCCATCGACCGATGGAATTGGATGATGGGCACGGGTTTGTATCTTGATGATGTTTACGCCGAGTTGGCGAAAACCAAAGCTACCATGAATGACAATATTCAACGTAGCTTTTTTACTGTGATTGAAGTGGTTGTGGTGACCGTGGTTTTTGTCATTTTGTTAGGCTTGGCAATTAACCTTCATGAACACAAATTGGCTGACTCAAGACTAAAAGAACTGGCGCAACGTTTTATGCGTTTGCAGGTCAATGAAAGGCGTGGTTTTTCTCGTGAACTGCATGATGGAATTAATCAGTTATTAGTCAGCTGTAAGTTTCGTATTGAATTAGCAGAGAACAAACTTAAGCGAGATCATGACAAAGACATAGTTCACCAAGAACTGGCAAAAGCAGAAGACTTGATCAATCAGACGATCAGTGAAGTTCGACAAATATCGCATAATTTACGCCCTACCTTGTTGGACGATTTGGGATTAGATACCGCGCTTAAAGCTCTAATTGACCAGTTCATGGAGCGAACCGGAATTCAGGTAACGTATCGTTTTGATGTGGCTTGTAAATTACCAGATGAAATAGAAATTACTGTCTATCGCCTGACCCAAGAGTCGTTAACAAATATTGAAAAACACGCTCAAGCTAAAAATATTTTTCTGTCCGTTTTGCTATTCAATCGGCAAGTTGTGTTTGAGTGTTTGGATGATGGTAGAGGTATCTCGAACAAATCGGAGCTGTATTCAGGTATTGGGTTGATTAATATGCGTGAGCGAATTGAACTAATTGGTGGCGATTTTATACTGGAGTCGCAACGTGGCAAAGGCACCACAGTGCGTGCGATGTTACCTCTTGAGCAGCGTCTTTAA
- a CDS encoding response regulator transcription factor has product MTKKIRVLLVDDHMLVLDGLQARLELEDNIDVIATASDGLSALEKAQETQPDLVLMDVSMPVLNGLEATKRFKAEQPNVKILMLSMHNDKEYILSLIQSGANGYVLKDVSSEELVQAINTVCQGGTYFSSGASDSLFSAAPPPPKESEELTKRETSVLKALAAGLSNKEIAQLLDISVRTVETHRQNVKNKLDIHTSAGLIKYALAKQLID; this is encoded by the coding sequence ATGACAAAAAAAATTCGCGTTCTCTTAGTGGATGATCATATGTTGGTGCTGGATGGGCTGCAAGCTCGTTTGGAGTTAGAAGATAATATTGATGTAATTGCCACGGCATCTGATGGCTTGAGTGCTTTAGAAAAAGCCCAAGAAACACAGCCTGATTTGGTTCTCATGGACGTTTCTATGCCAGTATTAAATGGCTTAGAAGCGACCAAACGATTCAAAGCCGAACAGCCGAACGTAAAAATCCTAATGCTTAGTATGCACAACGACAAAGAATATATTTTGTCGTTGATCCAATCAGGGGCAAATGGCTATGTTCTCAAAGACGTATCATCAGAAGAACTTGTTCAAGCGATTAATACAGTGTGCCAAGGTGGTACGTATTTTAGCTCTGGCGCGTCAGATTCACTGTTTTCTGCTGCCCCGCCTCCGCCAAAAGAAAGTGAAGAATTAACGAAACGTGAAACCTCTGTATTAAAAGCTCTTGCGGCTGGATTATCAAATAAAGAAATTGCTCAATTGCTGGATATCAGCGTCAGAACCGTCGAAACGCACCGCCAGAATGTTAAAAATAAACTGGATATTCATACTTCAGCGGGCTTGATAAAATACGCTTTAGCCAAGCAGTTGATTGATTAG
- the dapF gene encoding diaminopimelate epimerase gives MDFRKYHALGNVYLVVSPDEFPDEPAALIIKNICHKHYGVASDGVLIGPFPSNVADFGLRIFNPDASEAEKSGNGLRIFCRALWDQGLVADKPFTIETKGGVVKAQVSENGARVDVEMGKVSFLSQDIPVWGEPREVLLENLNVMSLNHIYSAVTIGNPHCVILTESPTETMAKEFGPLIETHPNFPNRTNVQFMQVLDRNHIVIEIWERGAGYTLASGSSSCAAAAVAYKLGLCDASIKVMMPGGQIDIEISEDFRVSMSGSVTSVCHGRIADECLSQLFH, from the coding sequence ATGGACTTTCGTAAGTATCATGCGCTAGGTAATGTGTATTTAGTGGTATCGCCTGATGAGTTTCCAGATGAGCCTGCGGCTTTGATCATTAAAAATATCTGTCATAAACATTACGGTGTGGCGTCGGATGGAGTGTTGATTGGTCCTTTTCCTTCCAATGTTGCGGACTTTGGTTTGCGCATATTTAACCCTGACGCCAGCGAAGCGGAAAAGAGTGGTAACGGTTTGCGGATATTCTGTCGCGCCTTATGGGATCAAGGTTTAGTAGCGGACAAGCCTTTTACCATTGAAACCAAAGGTGGCGTGGTCAAAGCGCAAGTCTCGGAAAACGGCGCTCGGGTGGATGTGGAAATGGGCAAAGTGTCTTTTCTTAGCCAAGACATTCCAGTGTGGGGTGAGCCTCGGGAAGTTTTGTTAGAAAACCTCAATGTAATGAGTTTGAATCACATCTATAGTGCCGTCACTATTGGTAACCCACATTGTGTGATTTTGACGGAATCTCCTACCGAAACCATGGCTAAAGAGTTTGGACCGCTGATTGAAACCCACCCGAATTTCCCCAATCGAACCAACGTACAGTTTATGCAAGTGCTTGATCGTAATCATATTGTGATTGAGATCTGGGAGCGTGGAGCTGGTTATACTTTGGCGTCCGGTAGCAGCAGTTGTGCTGCGGCTGCGGTGGCATACAAACTCGGTTTATGCGATGCGTCTATCAAGGTGATGATGCCGGGTGGTCAGATTGATATCGAAATCAGTGAGGATTTTCGTGTCAGTATGAGTGGCAGTGTGACGTCTGTTTGTCATGGTCGTATTGCTGATGAATGTCTGTCTCAGCTGTTCCACTAA